The uncultured Desulfobulbus sp. genome window below encodes:
- a CDS encoding M4 family metallopeptidase, protein MPRKWVLFIFFLITLFFSALCCHAAVDLESLPNAAQLYGNGAATQQGEVSRFEASPSVVGESRYEKLQRLMAPVWDEHEFNKADPVANDKKIASRAEMAKMRGDKSSIRPSTVVGVKGAITAQGLDVRYRSLAGTPRQIKIKEADTKAGKSSALQKAVSGMAPGKERDLKTSEAFLKEHAGILRLDNPREELEFKRYNVDGLGRRHVRFQQKYKGIPAWPAELNVHLNADGDVDLMNGAYVATPKRFVKNPTVTSEQAEKIARSAVPDGGVDTTNVQKELIIYAPGDRASRLAWKAKVSVDVAHDWVVVVDALNGKTLLSYNDVKSGAVSGSGQDLTGVTRSLNVWSENSKYYMIDTSKPMYKTSSNPPEMDQVDGGIFVLDMNHTELPSSGGSFNSSYVTSTNTASGWLADAVSLSYNLGKTYDYFKNRHGWDSIGGNGGNVVGFVRVGTNFNNAFWTTSYNAVFFGDAKPYAAALDIVAHELTHGVTSYTCNLTYADQSGALNEAFSDIFGEMVEEYATGSTDWINGTVFQEATSRNMQNPSAVKIIAGYQYNYPSKMSEYYSRGGELLQMLQNEDYGGVHINMTIITHAFYMLAAGLDGAIGTTKAAAIFHRAQTVHLVANSQFIDMRLAGIQAAEELYGVNSTEAVKVGEAFDAVEITDTDSGTAPGPEPTTPVSGDDSLMFTFLTYDWYYSDYYNYLGRYETATGEYRPLSYYPVKRARPSVSGDGTLGFFVDYWNDACMIDTAGFSEEQCLGYSNQIHAVAMSPGGELYGFVMLDAYGDPTNSIVVVDTRDGGSTREFTLAVPGSEGENVADVVYADTMDFTSDNRYLVYDAYNIIQLSDGTKIGTWSIYAIDLVTEQTIALIPPDLNYDIGYPAYSQTTNYRMAWDLYDPASGISTIVASNLITGESVAVGIVDGDYGVPGYNGDDTSIAYAPLDTWETGYTTTGYSVVSQPLAADALTPIGGTSKLMSDAEFGVVYRRGTFQTPAPDITVAPGSLSFGSVTLGATQSKSITVTNDGSADLRIGGMVLTGTDSSQFMLVGGCSGQTLPASGACAVHVLFTPTLAGVKNANLLIDSDDLDEATVSVVLTGTAVTPIGDRDGDGVPDGEDAFPDNKNEWLDTDHDGIGDNADTDDDGDGYSDAEELNAGTDPKDATDHPGSSSGAIHAALPAIELLLTD, encoded by the coding sequence ATGCCGCGGAAATGGGTACTATTTATTTTTTTCTTGATCACTCTTTTTTTCTCGGCGCTCTGTTGCCATGCAGCGGTTGATCTCGAATCGTTACCGAACGCAGCACAGCTCTACGGTAATGGTGCAGCGACACAACAGGGAGAGGTGTCCCGTTTCGAGGCAAGCCCGTCGGTGGTTGGCGAATCCAGGTATGAAAAACTACAACGGCTCATGGCTCCGGTTTGGGATGAACACGAATTCAATAAAGCGGATCCTGTAGCGAACGATAAAAAAATTGCATCAAGGGCTGAAATGGCCAAGATGCGAGGTGATAAGTCGTCGATCAGGCCCAGTACGGTGGTTGGTGTCAAAGGTGCTATAACAGCGCAGGGCCTTGATGTGCGTTATCGATCATTGGCCGGGACGCCCAGACAAATCAAAATAAAGGAAGCTGACACGAAGGCGGGTAAATCTTCGGCATTGCAAAAAGCTGTGAGCGGTATGGCGCCTGGCAAAGAGCGCGACCTCAAAACCTCTGAGGCCTTTTTGAAAGAACATGCAGGAATCCTTCGCCTTGATAATCCCAGGGAAGAACTGGAGTTTAAACGCTACAATGTGGACGGGCTAGGAAGACGACATGTACGTTTTCAACAAAAATATAAAGGAATTCCTGCATGGCCTGCCGAACTCAACGTGCACTTGAATGCCGATGGTGATGTAGATTTAATGAATGGCGCGTACGTGGCAACGCCCAAACGGTTCGTAAAGAATCCGACTGTGACAAGCGAACAGGCGGAAAAGATTGCCCGTTCGGCAGTACCTGACGGTGGTGTCGATACAACCAACGTACAGAAAGAGCTCATTATCTATGCCCCTGGTGACCGGGCGAGCCGACTCGCCTGGAAAGCAAAGGTTTCAGTGGATGTTGCCCATGATTGGGTGGTTGTGGTCGATGCACTTAATGGCAAGACACTGTTGTCGTACAATGATGTGAAGAGTGGTGCTGTCAGTGGTTCAGGTCAGGATCTGACCGGGGTAACTCGGAGCCTGAATGTATGGTCTGAAAACAGTAAATATTACATGATCGACACCAGCAAGCCGATGTACAAGACATCGTCGAACCCTCCAGAGATGGATCAGGTTGATGGCGGTATTTTCGTGCTGGACATGAACCATACAGAACTGCCTTCATCAGGTGGATCGTTCAACAGTTCGTATGTGACCTCAACCAACACAGCCTCTGGCTGGCTTGCGGATGCGGTAAGCCTTTCCTATAACTTGGGCAAAACGTACGACTATTTTAAAAATCGTCACGGGTGGGATTCCATAGGTGGCAATGGTGGGAATGTAGTTGGGTTTGTGCGTGTCGGGACCAACTTCAATAATGCCTTCTGGACCACGAGTTATAATGCGGTCTTCTTTGGTGATGCTAAACCCTATGCTGCGGCCCTGGATATTGTGGCACACGAGTTAACGCATGGTGTTACCTCGTATACCTGTAATTTGACCTATGCTGATCAATCCGGTGCGCTGAACGAGGCCTTTTCTGACATATTTGGGGAGATGGTGGAAGAATACGCGACGGGTTCCACAGACTGGATTAACGGTACGGTGTTTCAAGAAGCGACGAGTCGCAACATGCAGAATCCTTCGGCAGTGAAAATCATTGCTGGATACCAGTACAATTATCCCTCAAAAATGAGTGAGTATTATAGCCGCGGAGGCGAACTGCTCCAAATGTTGCAAAACGAGGACTATGGTGGTGTGCACATCAATATGACGATTATCACGCACGCCTTTTACATGTTGGCCGCTGGCTTAGATGGTGCCATTGGGACGACCAAGGCTGCTGCCATCTTTCATAGGGCCCAAACCGTGCATCTTGTCGCAAATTCCCAGTTTATCGATATGCGATTGGCGGGCATTCAGGCAGCTGAAGAATTGTATGGCGTCAATTCCACGGAGGCCGTCAAGGTGGGCGAAGCATTTGACGCAGTGGAAATAACGGACACCGATAGCGGTACAGCACCGGGGCCTGAACCGACAACGCCTGTATCTGGTGATGATTCGTTGATGTTCACCTTCCTGACTTACGATTGGTACTATTCCGATTATTACAATTATCTTGGCCGTTATGAAACCGCTACAGGGGAGTACCGTCCGTTGTCCTACTACCCAGTAAAACGGGCACGACCGTCAGTTTCCGGCGACGGGACCCTGGGGTTTTTTGTTGATTACTGGAATGATGCCTGCATGATTGACACGGCGGGATTTTCAGAAGAGCAGTGTCTGGGATATTCTAATCAGATCCATGCAGTGGCCATGTCTCCGGGGGGGGAATTATACGGGTTTGTTATGTTGGATGCCTATGGTGATCCAACGAATTCCATTGTAGTTGTGGATACACGTGATGGAGGATCTACACGTGAATTCACTCTGGCAGTGCCAGGATCCGAGGGGGAGAATGTGGCCGATGTTGTGTATGCCGATACCATGGATTTTACCTCAGACAATCGTTACCTGGTGTACGACGCCTATAATATTATCCAGCTCAGCGATGGGACTAAAATCGGGACGTGGAGTATCTATGCTATTGATTTAGTGACCGAACAAACTATAGCCCTGATCCCACCTGATCTGAATTACGATATCGGCTACCCGGCCTACAGTCAGACGACCAATTATCGAATGGCGTGGGATCTGTATGACCCTGCAAGTGGAATTTCCACCATAGTTGCCTCCAATTTGATCACTGGCGAAAGCGTTGCGGTTGGTATTGTGGATGGGGACTACGGTGTGCCAGGGTATAATGGTGACGATACAAGCATTGCCTATGCGCCACTCGATACCTGGGAGACCGGATATACGACGACCGGTTATTCAGTCGTGTCTCAACCCCTGGCAGCAGACGCTCTGACACCGATCGGAGGCACATCGAAACTCATGTCTGATGCCGAATTCGGCGTAGTCTACCGGCGTGGAACCTTCCAAACACCAGCACCAGACATAACGGTGGCTCCAGGCTCACTGTCCTTTGGCTCGGTGACCTTAGGAGCAACGCAAAGCAAATCCATAACGGTCACCAATGACGGTTCTGCCGATCTTCGTATTGGGGGGATGGTCCTAACCGGTACAGATTCGTCGCAATTCATGTTGGTGGGAGGATGTAGTGGCCAGACCTTGCCTGCATCTGGGGCATGCGCCGTGCATGTGCTGTTTACCCCAACTCTAGCGGGCGTGAAAAATGCTAATTTGCTCATTGATTCGGACGACCTTGACGAGGCTACAGTCTCTGTTGTTCTCACTGGAACCGCTGTTACTCCAATCGGCGACAGGGATGGTGATGGTGTGCCGGATGGTGAGGATGCCTTTCCTGATAACAAAAACGAATGGCTCGATACAGATCACGATGGAATCGGCGATAATGCAGACACTGACGATGACGGCGATGGTTATTCTGACGCAGAAGAATTGAATGCGGGGACGGATCCCAAAGATGCCACCGATCATCCTGGTTCCAGTTCTGGTGCTATACATGCGGCGTTACCTGCGATTGAATTGCTCCTTACGGATTAA